The following coding sequences are from one Streptococcus mitis window:
- a CDS encoding potassium channel family protein, which produces MSDRTIGILGLGIFGSSVLTALAKQDMNIIAIDDHAEHINQFEPVLARGVVGDITDEELLRTAGIDTCDTVVVATGENLESSVLAVMHCKSLGVPRVIAKVKSQTAKKVLEKIGADSVISPEYEMGQSLAQTILFHNNVDVFQLDKNVSIVEMKIPSVWAGQSLSQLGLRGKYNLNVLGFREQENSPLDVQFGPNDLLKAGAYILAVINNQYLDDLAELNS; this is translated from the coding sequence ATGTCAGATCGTACGATTGGAATTTTAGGTTTGGGGATTTTCGGGAGTAGTGTCCTGACGGCCCTAGCCAAGCAAGATATGAATATCATTGCCATCGATGACCACGCCGAGCACATCAATCAATTTGAGCCTGTTTTGGCGCGTGGTGTAGTTGGCGATATTACAGATGAGGAACTCCTCAGAACGGCAGGAATTGATACCTGTGATACAGTTGTAGTGGCAACAGGGGAAAATCTGGAGTCGAGTGTGCTTGCAGTCATGCACTGTAAGAGTTTGGGGGTACCAAGGGTTATTGCCAAGGTCAAAAGCCAGACAGCTAAGAAGGTGCTGGAAAAAATCGGTGCTGACTCGGTGATTTCGCCTGAGTATGAAATGGGGCAGTCTCTAGCGCAGACCATTCTCTTTCATAATAATGTTGATGTCTTTCAGCTGGATAAAAATGTGTCTATCGTGGAGATGAAAATTCCGAGTGTCTGGGCAGGTCAAAGCCTGAGCCAGCTAGGTCTACGTGGCAAATACAATCTCAATGTCCTAGGATTTCGTGAACAAGAAAATTCACCGCTGGATGTCCAGTTTGGACCTAATGACCTCTTGAAGGCAGGTGCCTATATCTTGGCAGTCATTAACAACCAGTATCTAGATGACTTAGCAGAATTAAATTCGTAA
- a CDS encoding TrkH family potassium uptake protein: MLFKLFVKKIERALGGLSPARRIFLSFAGVIFIGSLLLSLPFVQANGSQATYFDHLFTTVSMVCVTGLFTQPVATTYNVWGQLICMLLIQIGGLGLMTFIGVFYIQGKQKLSLRSRETIQESFSYGETRSLRAFIRSIFLTTFLVEGLGAFLLSFRFIPEFGWGRGIFTSIFLAISAFCNAGFDNFGSSSLVAFQTDPLINLVIACLIITGGLGFMVWFDLATQFDNKKKRRLRFHTKLVLFLTAGILLFGTVSTLFTEWHNPGTIGNLSVPEKVLVSFFQTVSMRTAGFASIDYTQARPVTLFIYILQMFLGGAPGGTAGGLKITTFFVLLVFARSELLGLPHANVAQRTIETRTVQKSFSVFIIFLMTFLLGLMLLGITAEGTPRFIYLMFETISALATVGVTANLTPELGKLALSIVMVLMFIGRIGPLTLLVSLADYQPDKKDLIQYMKAYISIG; this comes from the coding sequence ATGTTATTCAAATTATTTGTGAAAAAAATTGAGAGAGCCTTAGGTGGACTTTCGCCAGCTCGTCGGATTTTTTTAAGTTTCGCTGGAGTTATTTTTATAGGCTCTCTTCTTTTGAGTTTGCCTTTTGTTCAGGCAAATGGTTCTCAGGCCACTTATTTTGACCATCTTTTTACGACGGTGTCCATGGTCTGTGTGACTGGCCTCTTTACGCAACCGGTGGCTACGACCTATAATGTCTGGGGCCAGCTGATTTGTATGCTCTTGATACAGATTGGTGGTCTGGGGCTCATGACCTTTATCGGGGTCTTTTATATTCAGGGGAAGCAAAAGCTCAGTCTTCGCAGTCGTGAAACTATTCAGGAAAGCTTCAGTTACGGGGAGACTCGGTCGTTGAGGGCTTTTATACGATCCATCTTTTTGACGACTTTTCTGGTGGAGGGCTTGGGCGCCTTTCTGCTAAGTTTCCGTTTTATTCCTGAGTTCGGCTGGGGACGGGGCATTTTTACCTCTATCTTCTTAGCTATTTCAGCCTTTTGTAATGCTGGCTTTGATAATTTTGGCAGTAGCAGTTTAGTGGCTTTTCAGACAGATCCCTTGATCAATCTGGTCATTGCTTGCTTGATTATCACAGGTGGTCTTGGCTTTATGGTCTGGTTTGACTTGGCAACCCAGTTTGACAATAAGAAAAAACGCCGTCTGCGTTTCCACACCAAGTTGGTCCTCTTCTTGACTGCAGGGATTTTACTGTTTGGGACAGTATCCACACTCTTTACGGAGTGGCACAATCCAGGAACTATTGGCAATCTCAGTGTTCCAGAGAAAGTGCTGGTTAGCTTTTTCCAAACCGTCAGCATGAGAACGGCTGGTTTTGCTTCTATTGACTATACCCAAGCTCGGCCTGTGACCTTATTTATCTATATCCTACAGATGTTTCTGGGTGGGGCGCCTGGTGGGACGGCTGGGGGTCTCAAGATTACGACTTTCTTTGTCTTGTTGGTCTTTGCGCGTAGTGAATTGCTGGGCTTACCTCATGCCAATGTGGCGCAGAGAACCATTGAGACTCGCACAGTCCAAAAATCCTTTAGTGTCTTCATTATCTTTTTGATGACCTTCTTGTTGGGCTTGATGTTGTTGGGAATTACAGCAGAAGGAACACCGCGATTTATCTACCTCATGTTTGAGACCATTTCAGCTCTTGCGACAGTTGGGGTAACGGCAAATCTGACGCCAGAATTGGGCAAGCTAGCTCTTAGCATTGTCATGGTGCTCATGTTTATTGGCCGTATCGGTCCCTTGACCTTGCTGGTTAGTCTAGCGGATTACCAGCCTGATAAGAAAGATTTGATTCAGTATATGAAGGCATATATTAGTATTGGATAA
- a CDS encoding nucleoside phosphorylase yields MIQKHAIPILEFDDNSQAVIMPDHEGLDMHLPKKCVYAFLGEEIDRYAREVGADCVGEFISATKSYPVYVINYKGEEICLAQAPVGSAPAAQFMDWLIGYGVEQIISTGTCGVLADIEENAFLVPVRALRDEGASYHYVAPSRYMEIQTEAITAIERVLEARGIPYEEVMTWTTDGFYRETAEKVAYRKEEGCAVVEMECSALAAVAQLRGVLWGELLFTADSLADLNQYDSRDWGSEAFEKALELCLEIAFQF; encoded by the coding sequence ATGATTCAGAAACATGCGATTCCTATTTTAGAGTTTGATGACAATTCTCAGGCTGTCATCATGCCTGATCACGAGGGGCTGGATATGCACTTGCCAAAGAAGTGTGTCTATGCTTTTTTAGGTGAGGAGATTGACCGCTATGCGAGGGAAGTCGGGGCGGACTGTGTCGGAGAATTCATTTCTGCCACCAAGTCCTATCCAGTCTATGTTATCAACTACAAGGGTGAGGAGATCTGTCTGGCTCAGGCTCCTGTCGGCTCCGCTCCAGCAGCCCAGTTTATGGATTGGTTGATTGGCTATGGTGTGGAGCAGATTATCTCTACAGGTACCTGTGGTGTGTTGGCTGATATAGAAGAAAATGCCTTTTTAGTCCCTGTTCGTGCTCTGCGAGATGAAGGAGCCAGTTATCACTATGTGGCACCTTCTCGTTATATGGAAATTCAGACAGAGGCTATTACTGCTATTGAGCGAGTTTTGGAGGCCAGAGGGATTCCCTATGAAGAAGTCATGACCTGGACGACAGATGGTTTTTACCGAGAAACGGCTGAAAAGGTGGCTTATCGCAAGGAAGAAGGCTGTGCTGTTGTGGAGATGGAGTGTTCGGCGCTTGCGGCAGTAGCCCAACTGCGAGGGGTTCTCTGGGGTGAATTGTTGTTCACAGCTGACTCCTTAGCAGACTTGAATCAGTACGATAGTCGTGACTGGGGTTCAGAAGCTTTCGAGAAGGCCTTGGAACTCTGTCTTGAGATAGCCTTTCAGTTCTAG
- a CDS encoding VOC family protein, with product MTYEYKSHIYLAEAVLNVKDLASQTAFYQQVIGLEILSQTETEVILGLGGKALVQLIQTQEIGEVREHYGLYHLAILLPTRKTLADVLKHLTDLQIPLVGGADHGYSEAIYLEDLEGNGIELYRDKPVSKWDIREDGRIIGVTEALAAQDIYELGERVEPFFLAEGTRMGHIHLSVKDSRKSSQFYQKVLGLEDKFSVPSASWIAAGDYHHHLAVNEWGGKNLAPRKQGLPGLAYYVIEVAHKEELLTIAQRAQEVDAPVKWLTSSQLEVTDPDGIVTRIRLAR from the coding sequence ATGACATATGAATACAAGAGCCACATTTATCTGGCAGAGGCAGTTTTGAATGTAAAGGATTTGGCAAGTCAAACTGCCTTTTATCAGCAAGTTATTGGTTTAGAAATCTTATCTCAGACTGAGACAGAGGTTATTCTAGGTCTTGGTGGAAAAGCCTTGGTTCAGCTGATTCAAACACAAGAGATCGGAGAAGTAAGGGAACATTATGGCCTTTACCATCTGGCTATTCTCTTGCCCACACGCAAGACTTTGGCTGATGTCTTGAAACACTTGACTGATTTACAGATTCCTCTTGTCGGCGGTGCAGACCATGGTTACAGTGAGGCCATTTACTTGGAAGATTTGGAGGGAAACGGCATTGAACTCTATCGAGATAAACCAGTTTCCAAATGGGACATTCGAGAAGATGGGCGTATTATCGGGGTGACGGAGGCTCTTGCGGCGCAGGACATCTATGAGTTGGGGGAAAGAGTAGAGCCCTTTTTCCTAGCAGAAGGTACGAGAATGGGGCATATTCATCTTTCCGTCAAGGATAGTCGAAAGTCCAGCCAGTTTTATCAAAAGGTGTTAGGGCTAGAGGATAAATTTAGTGTGCCTAGCGCTAGTTGGATTGCAGCTGGGGACTACCATCATCATTTAGCAGTCAACGAATGGGGTGGAAAAAATCTGGCTCCACGTAAGCAAGGCTTGCCAGGCTTAGCCTATTATGTCATTGAAGTCGCACATAAAGAAGAACTGTTAACGATTGCCCAGCGAGCACAAGAAGTTGATGCACCAGTTAAGTGGCTGACATCTAGCCAGCTGGAAGTTACAGATCCAGACGGAATTGTGACCCGTATTCGTTTAGCAAGATAG
- a CDS encoding LPXTG cell wall anchor domain-containing protein, translating to MKKDTIQKYSLRKYKGIGAASVLLGMMVVGASPVLAEETTNTANETTVTPAKDNVKMETLSNGVGSYTMPKMHVFDGLNYHATGTEDGYERNHRENEGRAKYNLDRVEKETIKKQGEDNFKDSKISYVTKEGEVLKEESDVEIPVGDKHLSSTTMDYKIRGLFGKRYEGNVANLTNDVLSKIKEADKVLEKNGEKYHKIDTEVDKHEGTAKETTFNDITVHANPGNLHNEDGSIRYNNIKEGSRVWLVSETDEGKYGKYVLATKPTTANDSWAVETFKQGENDAKDFTKENITTDGGIKEGDTILVVEKNEVALKESVSTATEQEAYTAGAFFNEKALEEGLNNLLDERLRDLKDEDVTNSEKEKTWEEIYKVTLTNKNAVDNKNRPTYSVHQEFNGYIRENGKFVKYNDVTEYITKLKEMFGEKEITVGWKNSRDKVEPKFVGNIEEFKDTANYESEKANVTKFKEAHKAIQYVDQVPTNANFVKNVFEVNVDFKLGDKSTDSYYPSEDHDSNQPEKTYLAYRFGYFGSKYYSEDTRYQYGLGQLYKEYEKDGVRYRIAAPTKYEQHASISEPIYSEIHYYDLYQPTRAYHISDQLTNVKNIYAKEETETTESKGSVIVKYELADGTSIKESTDVVKDAVISSTETKYYLNKDNQKVVVGTPTTTNKEVSYDATTVKLQEITKDGKKYKLVGLKTGSPTETGKVVSGTTEITYVYKLATGGNVFAKYMLEGTTTEIAEGKVLKQDASIGDEYTSVAPKVGTLLQKDGKIYFYKGHRATSAPEIGTVDENEKTVIYDFLEYFSEKGEPEVQPELPEGVVSEKGEPEVRPTLPEGVVSEKGEPAIHPVAPLLITRHIIIESNEELVPIQIGKLAPKSDIISKNGKKYRYTMTHEKDGIVTHLYTELIGDDVTKPQNQEYLQSNSVKIDEPTKQEGSHQDEAVAQEEDKSSYGKHSESGEELPQTGQAELPNTGTEANASLATFGLLGVLSGFGLVARKKKED from the coding sequence ATGAAAAAAGATACAATTCAAAAATATTCATTACGTAAATATAAAGGAATTGGTGCAGCGTCTGTTTTATTAGGGATGATGGTTGTTGGAGCTAGTCCGGTATTGGCTGAAGAAACTACAAATACAGCTAATGAAACTACAGTAACACCTGCAAAAGATAATGTGAAAATGGAAACATTGAGTAATGGTGTGGGTAGTTATACAATGCCGAAAATGCATGTGTTTGATGGTTTGAATTATCATGCAACGGGGACAGAAGATGGATATGAAAGAAATCATCGCGAGAATGAAGGTAGAGCCAAATATAATTTAGACAGAGTTGAAAAGGAAACTATAAAAAAACAAGGAGAAGATAACTTTAAGGATTCAAAAATTTCTTATGTCACAAAAGAAGGCGAAGTGCTGAAAGAAGAATCTGATGTAGAAATTCCTGTTGGTGATAAACACCTTTCTAGTACTACTATGGATTATAAAATTCGTGGACTTTTTGGCAAACGTTATGAAGGAAATGTAGCAAATTTAACTAATGATGTTTTAAGTAAAATCAAAGAAGCTGATAAAGTTTTAGAAAAGAACGGAGAAAAATATCATAAGATTGATACAGAAGTAGATAAACATGAGGGGACTGCTAAGGAAACAACTTTCAATGATATTACAGTACATGCAAATCCTGGAAACTTGCATAATGAAGATGGAAGTATTCGCTATAACAATATTAAAGAAGGTAGTCGAGTTTGGTTAGTTTCTGAAACTGATGAAGGAAAATATGGGAAGTATGTTTTAGCCACAAAACCAACTACAGCCAATGATTCTTGGGCTGTTGAAACATTTAAACAAGGTGAAAATGATGCTAAAGATTTTACAAAAGAAAATATAACAACTGATGGTGGAATTAAGGAAGGAGATACTATATTAGTTGTTGAAAAAAATGAGGTAGCATTAAAAGAATCTGTTTCTACAGCAACGGAACAAGAAGCGTATACGGCGGGTGCATTTTTTAATGAGAAAGCATTAGAGGAAGGCTTAAATAATCTTTTAGATGAGAGATTAAGAGATTTAAAAGACGAAGATGTCACTAACTCTGAAAAAGAAAAGACATGGGAAGAAATCTATAAGGTTACATTAACAAATAAAAATGCAGTAGATAATAAGAATCGTCCTACTTATTCTGTACATCAGGAGTTTAATGGTTATATAAGAGAAAACGGAAAGTTTGTAAAATATAACGATGTGACAGAATATATAACTAAGCTAAAAGAAATGTTTGGCGAAAAAGAAATTACAGTAGGATGGAAAAATTCTCGAGATAAAGTAGAACCAAAATTTGTTGGAAATATTGAAGAGTTTAAAGACACTGCTAACTACGAGAGTGAAAAAGCAAATGTCACGAAGTTTAAAGAGGCTCATAAAGCAATTCAGTATGTCGACCAAGTTCCAACAAATGCAAATTTTGTAAAAAATGTGTTTGAAGTAAATGTAGATTTTAAACTAGGAGATAAGAGTACAGATTCTTATTATCCTAGTGAAGATCATGATTCTAATCAACCAGAAAAAACTTATTTAGCTTATAGATTTGGCTATTTTGGTTCGAAATATTATAGTGAAGATACTAGATATCAATATGGATTAGGCCAATTATATAAAGAATATGAAAAAGATGGAGTTCGATATAGAATTGCCGCACCTACGAAATATGAACAACATGCGTCAATATCTGAGCCTATTTATAGTGAAATTCATTATTACGACTTATACCAACCAACCCGTGCTTACCATATTAGTGATCAACTAACTAATGTTAAAAACATCTACGCTAAGGAAGAAACAGAAACTACTGAGAGTAAAGGTAGTGTCATTGTTAAGTATGAATTAGCAGATGGAACTTCTATTAAAGAAAGTACAGATGTTGTTAAAGATGCAGTGATATCTTCTACAGAAACTAAATATTACTTAAATAAGGATAATCAAAAAGTAGTAGTAGGAACACCAACGACAACAAACAAAGAGGTTTCATATGATGCTACAACGGTAAAACTACAAGAAATAACCAAAGATGGTAAAAAATATAAACTAGTAGGACTGAAAACAGGCTCTCCTACAGAAACAGGGAAAGTTGTTTCAGGAACTACTGAAATTACCTATGTCTATAAACTAGCAACTGGTGGAAATGTATTTGCAAAATACATGTTAGAAGGAACAACTACTGAAATAGCAGAAGGGAAAGTCTTAAAACAAGATGCTTCTATCGGGGATGAATATACGTCTGTTGCTCCTAAAGTAGGGACACTGCTTCAAAAAGATGGGAAAATTTATTTCTATAAAGGACATCGTGCTACTTCAGCGCCTGAAATAGGTACAGTTGATGAAAATGAAAAAACAGTTATTTATGACTTTTTAGAATACTTTAGTGAAAAAGGTGAACCAGAAGTACAGCCAGAGTTACCAGAAGGAGTTGTAAGTGAGAAGGGTGAACCGGAAGTACGACCAACATTACCAGAAGGAGTTGTAAGCGAGAAGGGCGAACCAGCGATTCATCCTGTAGCTCCATTATTGATTACTCGTCATATTATTATTGAATCGAATGAAGAACTCGTTCCAATTCAAATTGGTAAATTGGCTCCTAAATCTGATATCATATCGAAAAATGGTAAGAAATATCGATATACAATGACCCATGAAAAAGATGGCATTGTTACCCATTTGTATACTGAGTTAATAGGTGATGATGTAACGAAACCACAGAATCAAGAATACCTTCAGTCAAATTCTGTTAAGATTGATGAACCTACAAAACAAGAAGGTTCTCATCAAGATGAAGCGGTTGCCCAAGAAGAGGACAAGTCATCTTATGGGAAACACTCAGAATCTGGGGAAGAGTTACCTCAAACAGGACAAGCTGAACTTCCTAACACTGGTACAGAAGCCAACGCTAGCTTAGCAACATTTGGACTTTTAGGTGTCTTGAGTGGATTTGGACTTGTTGCTCGCAAGAAAAAAGAAGACTAA
- a CDS encoding glycosyltransferase, translating to MTKMVTIHPGLWQREVRKYGFESSQLSRKKIADYLGWGHLYILTHPQVRPDWKAGYEQIGFERDELVSVSHYQSDIGHDELSIRPSDIIDRYPNGKMTVVNGFVASIELEDETLYFTSGLYLKKNKKEELEWLNRDGSTAMRARYYKPREEPSPIYMMEDNYLYYKDGEWLTYEDLLIQVLISLTDKKDILIRDQHNVVTPKLWRFVENTNRLYWEYIHDNVLLNPAHNLRRKTRYLVASEVLTSILQDLGYHAQFMPPIFAPQVSSVVLQRRKPSSYCYVGNMSKVKRVEWIIEAFRKLEQEDLPVEVFLYGGDIDKLKKEYPTLPSTIHVVGYVDEVPYWEHDGYISTSQKELFANACVEAMSFGLIPLLSNVEIAHQYYASKNSDICLYDTPEDLAHLIKCLYETDKEIELENTSKFVNRYSKEQVSKRYLSLMNA from the coding sequence ATGACTAAAATGGTTACAATACATCCAGGGCTCTGGCAAAGAGAGGTTAGAAAATATGGATTTGAATCATCCCAATTATCTAGAAAGAAAATTGCAGATTATTTAGGTTGGGGACATCTATATATTTTAACCCATCCTCAAGTTCGACCCGATTGGAAGGCTGGCTATGAACAAATAGGTTTTGAAAGGGATGAATTAGTGAGTGTAAGCCATTATCAATCAGATATTGGTCATGATGAATTAAGTATTCGCCCTTCTGATATCATTGATAGGTATCCTAATGGAAAAATGACTGTTGTTAATGGATTTGTGGCTAGCATTGAATTAGAAGATGAAACCCTATATTTTACTTCCGGATTATATTTAAAGAAAAATAAAAAAGAAGAACTGGAATGGTTAAATCGAGATGGTTCGACAGCAATGCGGGCACGGTACTATAAGCCAAGAGAAGAACCAAGTCCCATTTATATGATGGAGGACAATTATTTATATTATAAAGATGGAGAATGGTTAACCTATGAAGACTTATTGATTCAGGTATTAATCAGTCTTACAGATAAGAAAGACATCTTAATTCGAGATCAACATAACGTGGTGACTCCCAAATTATGGCGCTTTGTAGAAAATACAAACCGTCTCTATTGGGAATATATCCATGATAATGTATTGCTAAATCCAGCTCATAATCTAAGAAGAAAAACTAGATATTTAGTAGCGTCAGAAGTATTAACATCAATCTTGCAAGATTTAGGGTATCACGCACAATTTATGCCACCGATTTTTGCACCTCAAGTTTCCTCAGTAGTATTACAAAGAAGAAAGCCTAGTTCCTATTGTTATGTAGGGAATATGAGTAAGGTAAAAAGGGTAGAATGGATTATAGAAGCCTTTAGGAAGTTAGAACAAGAAGACCTACCTGTAGAGGTATTCTTATATGGTGGAGATATTGACAAATTGAAGAAAGAGTATCCGACTTTGCCATCTACCATTCATGTTGTTGGATATGTAGATGAGGTACCTTATTGGGAACATGATGGCTATATTTCAACTTCCCAAAAGGAATTATTTGCCAATGCCTGCGTTGAAGCCATGAGTTTTGGATTGATTCCCTTGCTTTCTAATGTTGAAATTGCTCATCAATATTATGCATCTAAGAACTCAGATATTTGCTTATATGATACACCAGAGGATTTAGCGCATCTTATCAAGTGTTTATATGAGACTGATAAAGAAATCGAGCTAGAAAATACAAGTAAGTTTGTGAATCGCTATTCAAAAGAACAAGTTTCTAAGAGATATTTATCACTCATGAACGCCTAA
- a CDS encoding glycosyltransferase family 52 → MKHLIIATTPLQAKIAQHIKGLYPDQDFVSLYVSPVKNARQEHYAKDFDHVHYPQTTEDLAQICQELAGDYDTIFYASFDNSLILDLVASSNYQHLMSFDDGYADIYPLGMYALPLQPSQVGPLGLTRDDLIERTEKHFTLYRSDYHVVAREKLVYLEHFFDLPQAPVSNGKTVKVLLGQKFSEEDDQISIRFISTYAKALAIDLYLPHPKETFTIPNVTYLETELIFEDVLAQLFQEYEFVQVYHFTSSVSLHLQDLPHVTITGISLPYYEDRQKELRRLGCQFERVSLGW, encoded by the coding sequence ATGAAACACCTCATCATTGCCACAACGCCCTTGCAGGCCAAGATTGCACAGCATATCAAAGGACTCTATCCTGATCAGGACTTTGTTAGCCTTTATGTCAGTCCTGTAAAAAATGCTCGTCAGGAGCATTATGCAAAGGATTTTGACCATGTTCATTATCCTCAGACGACAGAGGACTTGGCTCAGATTTGTCAGGAGCTGGCCGGCGACTATGACACCATCTTTTATGCTAGCTTTGACAATAGCTTGATTCTGGACTTGGTTGCTAGTTCAAACTACCAACACCTCATGAGTTTTGATGATGGCTATGCGGATATTTACCCTTTGGGAATGTATGCTCTCCCTCTTCAACCCAGTCAGGTGGGGCCTTTGGGTTTGACTAGAGATGACTTGATTGAGCGGACGGAAAAGCACTTTACTCTCTATCGCAGCGACTACCATGTCGTAGCTAGAGAAAAGCTTGTTTATCTGGAGCATTTTTTTGACCTGCCCCAAGCACCCGTTTCAAATGGTAAGACGGTTAAGGTCTTGTTGGGTCAAAAGTTCTCTGAAGAGGATGACCAAATCTCCATCCGCTTTATTAGTACCTATGCCAAGGCCTTAGCCATTGACCTCTATCTGCCTCATCCCAAGGAAACCTTCACTATTCCAAACGTGACTTACTTGGAGACGGAGCTGATCTTTGAAGATGTCCTAGCCCAACTCTTTCAAGAATACGAGTTCGTCCAGGTCTATCATTTTACTTCATCAGTCAGCCTCCACTTACAAGACCTGCCCCATGTGACCATCACAGGTATTTCCCTCCCCTACTATGAGGACCGTCAAAAAGAATTGCGACGCTTAGGTTGTCAGTTTGAAAGGGTTTCACTTGGCTGGTAG
- a CDS encoding cytidylyltransferase domain-containing protein: MKAKSKPTAVILIRSGSRGLVDKNIKPLAGKPLVFYTIEVALASKLFSEIWVSSDSLAYLELCRQAYPEICCVHRPKELALATTSSLETLRDFLQPFEEDQVFVNLQVTSPLREVEHLVESYQLYCQSGADHLISCVKADKSRSLYLQLAESSFIRPPQVSKHYARQKEPVYYYPNGSIWISRKDLYLRDETFYTDKTVAYEMPKLYSYDIDDALDFEVVETLLHHHHLGESKR, translated from the coding sequence ATGAAAGCAAAATCTAAACCCACAGCCGTCATTTTGATTCGTTCGGGTTCACGCGGCTTAGTGGATAAAAATATCAAACCGCTTGCAGGCAAACCCTTGGTTTTCTATACCATAGAAGTCGCTCTAGCCTCCAAGCTATTTAGTGAAATCTGGGTTTCCTCAGACTCTCTAGCCTATCTAGAACTCTGTCGTCAAGCTTATCCAGAGATTTGTTGTGTCCATAGACCAAAAGAATTAGCCCTGGCAACAACCTCTAGCTTAGAAACCTTACGCGACTTTTTACAGCCCTTTGAGGAAGATCAGGTCTTTGTGAATCTACAGGTGACCTCACCCTTGAGAGAGGTGGAGCACCTCGTTGAGTCCTATCAACTCTACTGTCAGTCTGGGGCCGACCATCTGATTTCCTGTGTTAAAGCGGACAAGAGTCGTAGTCTTTACTTGCAGTTGGCGGAGTCGTCATTTATCCGTCCGCCTCAAGTTTCCAAGCACTATGCTCGGCAGAAAGAGCCTGTCTATTATTATCCCAACGGGAGTATCTGGATTTCTCGCAAGGACCTTTACCTACGAGATGAGACCTTTTACACAGATAAGACAGTAGCCTATGAAATGCCCAAACTCTATTCTTATGATATCGACGATGCCTTGGACTTTGAAGTCGTTGAGACCTTGCTACACCATCACCACCTAGGAGAATCAAAGAGATGA
- a CDS encoding glycosyltransferase: MKPESLTLADGDQVELNEDGFVASVTLGDGSGRYYYTKGPFLFEDFKEKELRWYHENGELALEGRFIDPFKDPSPVTIFYPEYIYRIGGEIRSEEDLLVKFLARWAKQTDLFIRDQQIVPKPSLWRYMENTDKNYYEVVHENVMRDLRLANLRKANKYLVASEVLTDTLAKQGYDTKFLPPMFIEKLGQLRKIGPVLDYCLVGHMGEGKNVELVIEAFIELYKRGSKAQITFYGGSEERLAELQNQYDLPPTIHFKGIVDEVPYHLHQCYLSASYTELFANACVEALSQGLLALLSDVDIAHDFYASQCNAINLFKTKSELIQKIEEMEQPDFYLFK; this comes from the coding sequence GTGAAACCAGAAAGTTTAACGCTAGCAGATGGAGATCAGGTTGAACTCAATGAAGACGGTTTTGTGGCCTCAGTTACCCTAGGAGATGGCTCGGGCAGATATTACTATACCAAGGGGCCCTTCTTGTTTGAAGATTTCAAGGAAAAGGAACTTCGTTGGTATCATGAAAATGGAGAATTGGCTCTGGAAGGACGCTTTATCGATCCCTTCAAAGACCCCTCTCCTGTAACCATCTTTTATCCAGAGTATATCTACCGCATAGGAGGAGAAATCCGTTCTGAAGAGGACTTGTTGGTTAAATTCCTAGCCAGATGGGCAAAACAAACTGACCTCTTCATCCGTGACCAACAAATCGTTCCCAAACCCAGCCTCTGGCGTTACATGGAAAACACGGACAAAAATTACTATGAAGTCGTCCATGAAAATGTCATGCGAGACTTACGCCTCGCCAATCTGCGCAAGGCAAACAAATATCTAGTCGCCAGTGAAGTGTTGACTGATACCTTGGCGAAACAAGGGTATGACACCAAGTTTTTACCACCAATGTTTATAGAAAAATTAGGTCAGCTAAGAAAAATCGGACCTGTTTTGGACTATTGCCTAGTGGGTCATATGGGAGAAGGCAAGAACGTTGAACTTGTCATTGAAGCCTTTATCGAACTCTACAAACGTGGCTCCAAGGCCCAGATTACCTTTTATGGTGGCTCAGAGGAACGTCTAGCAGAATTACAGAATCAATATGATCTTCCGCCAACCATTCACTTTAAAGGTATTGTCGATGAGGTGCCTTATCATCTGCACCAATGCTATCTGTCTGCAAGTTATACAGAGTTATTTGCTAATGCCTGTGTTGAAGCCTTGAGTCAAGGTTTGTTAGCCTTATTATCGGATGTGGATATCGCTCATGATTTCTATGCTAGCCAGTGCAATGCCATCAATTTGTTTAAAACCAAATCAGAGTTGATTCAAAAGATAGAAGAGATGGAACAGCCTGATTTTTATCTATTTAAATGA